The window CCGGAGCGCGACGCGGTGTCGCCAGTCCGGATCGTCGGCCGGACCGGCCAGGGCCTGTTCGAAGGCGTGGATCTCGCGGAGCAGGGTGACCCGGTGCCGCCGCGCCGCGCGCAGGGCGATCGGGTCGCCGGTCGGGAACGCCGCCACCGGGTGCTGAATCGGGCCGGTCACCATGACGCACCTCCTTGAGCGCCTACCGCCTGAGCTGATGGTGAGTCCACCACCCCGCCGGTGTCCAGCCCCCGGAGTGCTCGATCCGTCCCCGGTCGAACCCCTCCGGGGCACAGAGCGGGTAAAACGACTCTGCGCCCCGGTCCGGAGACCGGGGCGCAGAGCGCTGGTGGAGGTGCCGGGAATCGAACCCGGGTCCTTCGTCGGATTGTCAGGACTTCTCCGAGCGCAGCTCGCTATGCCTCTACTCGGCCCCACCGATCACGCGAGCGAGTTGGTGTGACGGGCCCAGTCGCTGATTAATCTCGCCGCACGAACCCCGCGACCGGGTTCGATTGGCCAGCCTTCTAGCTGATGCCGGCAGACTGGGACGAAGGCACTCCCAGGCCGACAGACTTGCTACTCGCCTCAGGCGGCGAGAGCGAAGTCAGCGCGATTTTGCTTGGCGCTTATTGGTTTCCGACGACCGATTCTCGAGACGACGTCGGCTTCCTCGGCTCGCTTCCCCTGACGCAGCGTACGAAGTCGAAACCAGTCACCCCCTAGACAGGGCCACCTGACGTGGCAGCCACCCCAACCTTAACGCCTCGCGCCACCGGGTTAATTCCGGATCCCCGTCCCGGCGCGTTGCCCCAGGTCAGGTCAGTCCATGCCCTTGCCGCGCCGGCCGGCCGCCTTGGCGATCTCCCGGTCGGCGTCCCGCTTGGCCAGGTCCTGGCGCTTGTCGTACGACTTCTTACCCCGGGCGAGACCGATCTCCACCTTCGCCCAGCCGTCGTTGAAGTAGACCGAGAGCGGGACCAGGGTCAGGCCGCTCTCCTTCAGCTTGCCGAGCAGCCGGTTGATCTCGATCCGGTTGAGCAGCAGCTTGCGGGTACGGCGGGGCTCGTGGTTGGTCCAGGTGCCCTGGGTGTACTCCGGGATGTGCATCCCGTGCAGGAACAGCTCCCCGCTGCGCTCCTGGGCGAAGGCGTCGACCAGCGAGGCGCGGCCGGCGCGCAGGGACTTGACCTCGGTGCCGGTCAACGCCATGCCCGCCTCGTACGTGTCAAGAATGGCGTAGTCGTGGCGCGCCTTCCGGTTGGAGGCGACGACCTTGCGCCCCTTCTCCCGTGGCATCCGCGCCACCCCTCTCCGCTGCGTTGACGGCCGCCGGACTCCGTTGACGGCCGCGCAATGCTACCTCGTGCACAAGGGCCTCCGGTTAGCGCTTTTCGCGCCACCGAAGGCCCTTGTGTCCGATTACACCCCGAACGGGGCGAACGCGACCCGTACCGGAAGCTAGACCCGCAGGTAGAAGCGGAGGGTGACCCAGGCGGTGACCGCGCTGACCAGACAGCCGGCGCCGGCCATCAGCGGCAGCATCAGCAGCACCCGGCTCCACTCGATCGGGGTGAGCAGGTCGGTCAGGTCCCGTAGCGAGCCGTCCAGCAGGAAGACCTTGCCCAGGACCAGCGCGCCGAAGCCGATGAGGGAACCGATGAGACCGGCCACCACCGCCTCGAGCACGAATGGTGCCTGGATGAACCAGTTGGACGCACCGACGAGTTTCATGACCGCGACCTCGCGGCGCTTGCTGTACGCGGCGACCTGGATCGTGTTACCGACCAGGAGGAGGGCGGCGATCGCCATGATCGAGGCGGCTACCAGGCCCATCTTCTGCACCGCGCTGAGGATGTTGAAGATCTTGTCGAGAAGTCGCCGCTGGTCGACGATCTCGTCGACGCCCTCGGTGTCCTTGTACTTGTCGTAGACGGCCTGGTACTCCTCCGGGTTCTTCAGCTTCACCCGGAACGACTCGGGGAGCTGCTCCGGCTTGACCGCGTTCACCAGGTCGGGCGCGTCCTGGAACATGGTCCGGAACTTGTTGTACGCGTCCTCACCCGACTCGAAGAGGACCTCTTCCACCAGCGGGTCGCTCTTCAGCTCGCCCTCGAGGCCCAGCCGCTGATCGTCCGGGATGTCGACCTTCAGGAAGATCGCGACTTCGATCTTGTCGTAGTAGAAGTCCTTCATGGTGTCGACCTGGAGGTACATCAGGCCGCTGGCACCCAGCATCGTCAACGACACGGCCATCGTGATGATCATCGCGATGGTCATCGTCACGTTGCGCCACAGTCCGACCAATACCTCGGACAGGACGTATTTCACGCGCATCGGGGGTTCCTTCCGGATCTCCGCAGAGGGTCGTTCGTCGTCAGGTCAGGGCCGGGTCGGCCGTCTGAGCGCCGGGGCTCAGCCGTAGACGCCACGGGCCTGGTCGCGCACGATGCGACCACTCTCGATCTCGATGACGCGGCGGCGCATCTGGTTGACGATGTTGGAGTCGTGGGTAACCATCACGACCGTGGTACCGGTGCGGTTGATCCGGTCCAGCAGACGCATGATCTCGATGGACGTGTCCGGGTCGAGGTTTCCGGTGGGCTCGTCGGCCAGCAGGATCAGCGGCCGGTTCACGAACGCCCGCGCCACCGCCACCCGCTGCTGCTCGCCACCGGACAGTTCGTGCGGGTAGCGGTGCTCCTTGCCGCCGAGGCCGACCAGTTCCAGCACCTCGGGCACGACCCGGCGGGCGACCGCCTTGGTCTTGCCGATCACCTCGAGGGCGAAGGCAACGTTCTCGTACGCGGTGCGGTTGGGCAGCAGCCGGAAGTCCTGGAAGACGCAGCCGATAGAGCGTCGGAAGTTCGGGATCTTCCAGGAGCGCATGCCGGTGACGTCGCGGCTGTTGACCACAACCTTGCCCTTACTGGGAGTCACCTCATGCAGCAGCAGCTTGATGATCGTCGACTTGCCGGATCCGGAGGGACCGATGAAGAAGACGAACTCACCCTTCTCGATCGAGACCGACACGTCGTCGAGCGATGGCCGGGACGCCTTCGGGTACGTCTTCGTCACTTGCTCAAGCTGAATCACGGGTCGTGAGTCTACGCGGTGTAACGAAAAGTCCAAGCCCCACGGGCCATCAATCGGCCCGCAATGTCGGAAAGGAGTGGCCCGCCGTCGGCGCTGGGTGCGCCCCGGCGGGCCATCGCTCAGGCCACCTCGCCAGCGAGCTGACGCTGCTTGCGCCAGCGGATTCCCGCCTCGATGAAGCCATCCAGCTCCCCGTCGAAGACCGCGGTCGGATTGCCGGTCTCCTGCTCAGTTCGCAGATCCTTCACCATCTGATAAGGGTGCAGCACGTAGGAGCGCATCTGGTCACCCCAGGAGCCGGCCGCGTCGGTCTTGAGCCCGGCCAGTCGGGCCTGCTCCTCCTGGCGCTTGCGCTCCAACAGCCGCGACTGCAGCACCCGCATCGCGGACGCCTTGTTCTGCAGTTGGGACTTCTCGTTCTGGCAGGTGACCACGATGCCGGTGGGGATGTGTGTGATCCGTACCGCAGAGTCGGTCGTGTTCACGCTCTGTCCACCTGGCCCGGACGACCGGTACACGTCGACCCGGATCTCGTTCTCCGCGATGTCGATGTGGTCGGTCTGCTCGGTGACGGGTAGCACCTCGACACCGGCGAAGCTCGTCTGCCGCCGCCCCTGGTTGTCGAACGGGCTGATCCGGACCAGCCGGTGAGTGCCCGACTCAACACTGAGAGTGCCGTACGCGTACGGGAACTTCACCGCGAAGGTGGCCGACTTCAGCCCCGCCTCCTCGGCGTACGACGTCTCGTAGACCTCGGTCGGGTACCCGTGCCGTTCCGCCCAGCGCAGGTACATGCGCAGCAGCATCTCGGCGAAGTCGGCGGCGTCCACCCCGCCCGCACCGGCCCGGATCGCGACCAGCGCCTGACGCGAGTCGTACTCACCGGAGAGCAGGGTGCGGACCTCCATCTCCTGGATGGCCTTGCCGAGCCCGCCGATCTCGGTCTCCACCTCGCCGAGCACCCCGGGGTCGTCCTCCGCCTCGGCCAGCTCCAGCAGGACGTAGGCGTCGTCGAGGCGGCTGCGCAGGCTGCCCAGCCGCTCGATCTCGCTGTTGACGTACGAGAGCTGGGAGGTGACCTCCTGGGCCTTGACCTGGTCGTCCCACAGGTCGGGCGCGGAGGCCGCCTCTTCGAGCTTGACCTTGTCCTGGCGCAGCCGGTCGACATCGAGGACTGCCTCGATGCTGCGTAGCGTGGCATCGAGGTCTTTGAGCTGGTCGGCGTAATCGGCAGCGGTCACAACTGTCAACAATAGCGACCGTCAGCGCAAGCGGCCCACTACCTCAGCGACGGGTCCCCGTAGGAGATCAACTGGCCGGTGCCGTCTTCAGCCAGGAGAGCGCCGCCTTGTGGTACTGGACGGCGAACTCGAGCGCCGCGGCGCCGTACGAGTCACCGGCCTTCTTGGCGTCCTTGGCCTGCTCACGGGCCATCGCGAGGGCCTCGGTGTGGTACTCGTTCGCCCCGCTGTAGAGGTTGCGCAGCTGGTTCGCCGAGTGCTGCTCGCCGAAGGCGACCCGCAGTGCGGTCGGGTTGCGCACCGTGTCGCGCCCCGGCACGTCGGTCAGCCAGCGGGAGAATGTCCGCTTTCCGGCCGCCGTGATCGCGTACGGCTGGCTGGAGCGCGGGCCGGGCTTGCCGAGCCGGACCAGACCCTGGTCGGCCAGCACCGGGAGTTCCCGGTAGACCTGGCTCCGGGTCATCGACCAGTACGGTGCGAGTCGCCGCTCGGCGGCGGCCATCAACTGGCCGCCGGTCATTGGTCCTTCGTGGAGCAGCCCCAGTAGAGCTGCTGCCGTTGGGTTGATTCCTGAATCCGCCATGCCCCTTACGCTGCCACTTTGGCGCCGTCGCGTCTAGGATTTGGCATGATCTGCGGCAGGTTGTACTCCACTGTGCACCGTCCGAGGCAGACTGTCCAGTGAGGATGCTCGATATCGTGGCCGATGTGAAGCCCCCGGGACACCCGTCCGGGTGACAGTGGTCCGCCCTCGGGCGGGCCGACCACTATCAAGTACCTGCGCTGCCGGGTAGAGTACGCCACAATTCGGGCATTTCGCGCAATTTTCCAAGGATTACCCCGAAGCTCCACCCGCCCGACCCAGAAGTTCCCCCCAGCCCGCGCCACCACCCCCACCACACGCACCCCCGCCCGCCTTCTCTCGCGATCTAGGGCAAATACGTGTGAATGAAGATCAAAAAACACGTATCTGCCCTAGATCGCGCACGGGAGAGGGTGGGGGGCGAGGGGGGTGGTTAGCCCATGTGGGGGTAACGGTGGTCGGTTGCGGGGACGAAGGTCTCCTTGATGGTCCGGGGGGAGATCCACCGGGCCAGGTTGTGCCAGGAGCCGGCCTTGTCGTTGGTGCCGCTGGCCCGGGCGCCGCCGAACGGTTGCTGGCCGACGACGGCACCGGTCGGCTTGTCGTTGAGGTAGAAGTTGCCGGCCGCGTACCGCAGCGCCCCGCTCGCCCAGTCCAGCACCCGGCGGTCGGTGGCGAAGATCGAGCCGGTCAGCGCGTACGGGGCGACCGACTCCGCCTGTGCCACCACATCCTCGAACCGGGCGTCGTCGAACACGTGCACGCCGAGGATCGGGCCGAAGTACTCGGTGGTGAAGACCTCGTGACCCGGGTCGTCGCACTCCAGCAGGGTGGGGCGGACGAAGTAACCGACCGAGTCGTCGGCCGTGCCACCGGCGAGCACCCGGCAGCTGTCGGCATTCTTGATCATGTCCAGGGCGGTGGCGTGCCGGGCGAACGCCCTGGCGTCGATCACCGCGCCGCCGAAGTTGGAGAAGTCGGTGACGTCGCCGTACTTCAGTGACTCGACGGTGGCGGCGAGCCGGTCGCGCAGGCCGCCCTCCCACAGCGACCGGGGCACGTACGCCCGGGACGCCGCCGAACACTTCTGACCCTGGTACTCGTACGCCCCGCGAACCAGCGCGGTGTGCAGCGCGTCCACGTCGGCGCTGCTGTGCGCGATGACGAAGTCCTTGCCGCCGGTCTCCCCGACCAGCCGCGGGTAGCCCCGGTAGCCGCCCAGGTTCTCCCCCACGGTCCGCCAGAGCTGCTGGAAGACCTTGGTCGAACCGGTGAAGTGGATGCCGGCGAGATCCGGGTCGGCGAGGACCACCTCGGAGACCTCCACGCCGTGCCCGGTGACCATGTTGATCACGCCCGGCGGCAGGCCGGCCGCCTCGAAGAGCTGCATGGTGAAGTGGGCCGCGAACTGCTGGGTCGGCGCCGGCTTCCAGACCACCGTGTTGCCCAGCAGCGCCGGAGCGGCCGGCAGGTTCGCCGCGATCGCGGTGAAGTTGAACGGGGTGACCGCGTAGACGAAGCCCTCCAGCGGGCGGTGGTCGAACTGGTTCCACACCCCGGCGGACGAGTTCGGCTGCTCGGCCAGGAGCTTGCGGGCGAAGTGCACGTTGAACCGGAGGAAGTCGATCAGCTCACAGGCGGCGTCGATCTCGGCCTGGATCGCCGTCTTCGACTGGCCCAGCATGGTCGCGGCGTTGAGGGTGTCCCGCCACGGTCCGGCGAGCAGGTCGGCCGCCCGGAGGAACACCGCGGCCCGGTCGGCAAAGGACAAACCGCGCCACATCGGGGCAGCTTCCTTGGCGGCCGTCACCGCCGCCTGAGCATCCGCGTTGGTTGCGTTGTGGGTGACCCCCAGCACATGCTGGTGCCGGTGCGGCTGTACGACGTCGATCGCGGCGCCCGCAGCCATCCGTTGCCGACCGCCGACCGTCATCGGCAGGTCCAGCCGCTCCGCGGCCAGTTCGCCGAGCCGCCGCTGCAGGCTGTCCCGCTCGGCGCTCCCCGGCGCGTAGTCGCGAACCGGCTCGTTACGCGGCTCGGGTACGGAAAGTACGGCGTCCATCGCATGCTCCTGAACGATCTCGACAACGTCGGCGAAATCGGACCCACCTGTTCCGGCCGGTCGGCCGGTCGCCGTGGCCCGTTCACCGGGGGTGCCGGTTATCCGGGGGTGGGACCTGGGCCAATCCTCCCACGCACGCCGGCCCGGACGGATCACGGCACGACCCGGAGCGGCCCCGGCGGGACCGGACCGCGCAGGCGGCCCGTGGCCCGGACCGGCGCGCCACGTACGCTGAGAGGCCCGGCGACCCAACCACGCCGCGCCCCCTCCCGCCGCTGCGGCGGCGCGGCGGGCGGGTACCCGTTGAAGG of the Micromonospora sp. NBC_01796 genome contains:
- the smpB gene encoding SsrA-binding protein SmpB; this encodes MPREKGRKVVASNRKARHDYAILDTYEAGMALTGTEVKSLRAGRASLVDAFAQERSGELFLHGMHIPEYTQGTWTNHEPRRTRKLLLNRIEINRLLGKLKESGLTLVPLSVYFNDGWAKVEIGLARGKKSYDKRQDLAKRDADREIAKAAGRRGKGMD
- the ftsX gene encoding permease-like cell division protein FtsX: MRVKYVLSEVLVGLWRNVTMTIAMIITMAVSLTMLGASGLMYLQVDTMKDFYYDKIEVAIFLKVDIPDDQRLGLEGELKSDPLVEEVLFESGEDAYNKFRTMFQDAPDLVNAVKPEQLPESFRVKLKNPEEYQAVYDKYKDTEGVDEIVDQRRLLDKIFNILSAVQKMGLVAASIMAIAALLLVGNTIQVAAYSKRREVAVMKLVGASNWFIQAPFVLEAVVAGLIGSLIGFGALVLGKVFLLDGSLRDLTDLLTPIEWSRVLLMLPLMAGAGCLVSAVTAWVTLRFYLRV
- the ftsE gene encoding cell division ATP-binding protein FtsE, giving the protein MIQLEQVTKTYPKASRPSLDDVSVSIEKGEFVFFIGPSGSGKSTIIKLLLHEVTPSKGKVVVNSRDVTGMRSWKIPNFRRSIGCVFQDFRLLPNRTAYENVAFALEVIGKTKAVARRVVPEVLELVGLGGKEHRYPHELSGGEQQRVAVARAFVNRPLILLADEPTGNLDPDTSIEIMRLLDRINRTGTTVVMVTHDSNIVNQMRRRVIEIESGRIVRDQARGVYG
- the prfB gene encoding peptide chain release factor 2, which gives rise to MTAADYADQLKDLDATLRSIEAVLDVDRLRQDKVKLEEAASAPDLWDDQVKAQEVTSQLSYVNSEIERLGSLRSRLDDAYVLLELAEAEDDPGVLGEVETEIGGLGKAIQEMEVRTLLSGEYDSRQALVAIRAGAGGVDAADFAEMLLRMYLRWAERHGYPTEVYETSYAEEAGLKSATFAVKFPYAYGTLSVESGTHRLVRISPFDNQGRRQTSFAGVEVLPVTEQTDHIDIAENEIRVDVYRSSGPGGQSVNTTDSAVRITHIPTGIVVTCQNEKSQLQNKASAMRVLQSRLLERKRQEEQARLAGLKTDAAGSWGDQMRSYVLHPYQMVKDLRTEQETGNPTAVFDGELDGFIEAGIRWRKQRQLAGEVA
- a CDS encoding PadR family transcriptional regulator, which gives rise to MADSGINPTAAALLGLLHEGPMTGGQLMAAAERRLAPYWSMTRSQVYRELPVLADQGLVRLGKPGPRSSQPYAITAAGKRTFSRWLTDVPGRDTVRNPTALRVAFGEQHSANQLRNLYSGANEYHTEALAMAREQAKDAKKAGDSYGAAALEFAVQYHKAALSWLKTAPAS
- the pruA gene encoding L-glutamate gamma-semialdehyde dehydrogenase, yielding MDAVLSVPEPRNEPVRDYAPGSAERDSLQRRLGELAAERLDLPMTVGGRQRMAAGAAIDVVQPHRHQHVLGVTHNATNADAQAAVTAAKEAAPMWRGLSFADRAAVFLRAADLLAGPWRDTLNAATMLGQSKTAIQAEIDAACELIDFLRFNVHFARKLLAEQPNSSAGVWNQFDHRPLEGFVYAVTPFNFTAIAANLPAAPALLGNTVVWKPAPTQQFAAHFTMQLFEAAGLPPGVINMVTGHGVEVSEVVLADPDLAGIHFTGSTKVFQQLWRTVGENLGGYRGYPRLVGETGGKDFVIAHSSADVDALHTALVRGAYEYQGQKCSAASRAYVPRSLWEGGLRDRLAATVESLKYGDVTDFSNFGGAVIDARAFARHATALDMIKNADSCRVLAGGTADDSVGYFVRPTLLECDDPGHEVFTTEYFGPILGVHVFDDARFEDVVAQAESVAPYALTGSIFATDRRVLDWASGALRYAAGNFYLNDKPTGAVVGQQPFGGARASGTNDKAGSWHNLARWISPRTIKETFVPATDHRYPHMG